GATTTTTTGACCCTGAATACGGGTTTCTAGGTTAATTCCCCCTAGTTTGCGCCCTAGTAATACTAAATCATTCGGCCATTTGATTTTAACGGGTATTTCCTGACAATTCAGGTGATAAGCGATGCCCCAAACTGTAGCGAGAACGAGATGGGCAGATTTATCCACCTCTAAATCCAGATTTAACGCCAAAGATAAATATAATCCTCCCGGTTCAGAAATCCATTCCCGTCCCCATTGTCCTCTCCCGGCACTTTGTTGACTAGCAGTCACCACAAAAGGCGGATTTTCCCCCAATGCTAATAATTGCCAAGCTTTAGTATTAGTGGAAGGTAATAGCTCAAAGTGATGGATTTTGGTCATAAATGGGGAGTGGGGAGTATTTTCAGTGTTGCCAAAGGCACGGCGTAGCCGTCCAGTAAACAGTAAACAGTTATCAGTGACCTGATACTAAATCCGTTGAGTATAGGCTAAATATCAGGAGAGGCACTCCTGCAAGTGGAGTGACTCTTAAATGATTACAGATGTGTCAGCAGCTGCGTGTAAGCATCCCACCGAAAAACTAATGCGCGGGGGGTTTGGGGGCGGCGCCACGCCCCCAACGGGGGGTTTGGGGGGTAGAACCCCCCAAAAGCTTGGATTGAATGATCAAGTGGGAAGTAATGCTAAATCCGTTGAGTATAGGCTACATATCAGGACAGGCAAAAGGCAAGAGGCTTCGGCCGTGAGCTCAGCCGAACGGCAAAAGGCAAAAGAGGGAATAGATAATCAGTTTTTAATAACCGGATTGAGTATCAAAACTGACATCTGATAACTGATCACTGATCACTGATAACTGATTAGGTGCAAGGAAGAGAACGCAGGTACTCACTGAGGTGGGAACGTAAACCGATGCCATGGAAAAGCGGGCCACGACTGCCTAATTCGACAATACTGACAGCGGCCACGGGCATTTCAAATCGATCGCGATAACGGCCCACATCGATGCCCATCAGACTACAGAGCATGATCCGGATGGTAGCCTTGTGGGAAACGATCAGGATATTGCCATCACTGTGGGTGTGTTCAATTTCCTCCAAAACGGCTGCGGAACGACGGGCGATATCGATCCCCCTTTCCCCGTTGGGGGGAGCATTCCAAGCCGGATCCGTCAACCAGCGCACATAGAGATCATGATATTGACGATCGATATCGTTGGGGTGCATACCTTCCCAAAGACCATAACCGATCTCTTGTAATCCCTGGCGGATTTCTAATTTCAGTCCCACCGCTTCACAGAGGGGTTTAGCGGTTTGAATAGCTCTTTGTAGGGGACTGACGTAGGCTGCACGCCAAGGTAAAGAACGATAGACATCGGCGAATTCCTGCGCCATTTCGATGCCTTCGGCAGTCAAACCGGGGTCATTTTCTGGAGTACCACAGTATCCTCCCGTTTTGCTATAGGCCGTTTGTCCGTGTCGCAGAAAATATAACATCAAGCACATAGTTTTTCAGCAGACCAAATCCGGGGCTTCCCTTGTTACTGTTGACTGGTTAGGTTCCCGCTCGCCAGCGTAGGTCATTGCGGAGGTAAGAGCGATCGCCCATAACTTGAAAGAGGGGACCGTGTTCGGCTAATTCGACGATCGTCACCGAGGCCACGGGCATGGCAATTCGATCGCGATAACGGCCGATATCAATGCCTAAAAGAGAACATAACATGATTCGGATCGTTGCTTTATGGGAAACGATCAAAATATGGCCATCATCGTGATTATGGTCGATTTCCTCTAATACTTCCGAACTGCGGCGAGCGATATCGATGCCTTTTTCGCCCCCCGTGGGAGAATTCCAGCCCGGATCTGCTAACCAGCGCACATAATCATCATGAAACTCCCGATTAACCTCGGCTGCGGTTTTTCCCTCCCATTGGCCGTAGGCAATCTCTTTTAATCCTTCCCGTTTCTGGATGGGAATCCCTAAGAGATCGCTTAAAGGGATGGCGGTGGCCAGGGTGCGCTTGAGGGGACTAGAATAGATCCCTGTCCAAGGCACATCTCGATAGACAAGGGCGAAATCCTTGGCCATTTCATCCCCGGCCGGGGTTAGTGGCAAGTCTAATCGACCGCAAAAACTACCCGCTTGACTGGCTGTGGTTTCGCCATGACGCAAAAAGTAAAGTTTTAGACTCATCTTTTGGGTGCATCTCAATATTTGTGACTCTCTCCCACTTATAGTGATAAGCAGAAGTTATTAAAAGAGGGCGAAGGCAATTCGCCGCGACAATCATCGGAAATTTTGGGTCTGAAACCCCGCCGTTCTAGGTTGGCTTTACGTTAGAATTAAAAGGCCAGTCTCGAAAACCAAGTGGACGGCGCAGCACCTTGAAAACTCGGCTTAGGGGGTTCCGACCAGAAAAGCTTGGCCGGGTAAAAAGTCGCGCGCAACAAGTACAAGAAGCTATAGGCGGTCAACGTACCGTGGGACACACGGAATCGGGCTTCTGAAATGGGGCGAAAGTCTGTGGACTCTGTGTAAGACAGTACATGGTTTTTTAACTGTGGTATGCGACGGTGGTGGAAGCAGAAACTTAAATCGTGAGGTTTAGGAATCGCCGCACTTTTAGGGCGGCGAGGATGTCAACCTTTTTACCTTTTGTTTCCCAGTAATTCTCTAAATTACCACTATATTTAGGGTTTACTAAAAAAGTTTTTCCTGGGGGCGGGGTGTCGGGAGACAAAACGAAAACTTTCTATCTCAGTCGGACAGCAAGCTGACTCAGCAATTGAAGCGAAAATTCTGCCATTCTCTAGGATGCCATTCCGGGTTAATCTGGGTTTTGTGACAATTTATGGCTAAATTTTAAGAGGCAGTATGGAACGCACTTTCTTAATGATTAAACCCGACGGTGTACAGCGCAATCTGGTGGGGGAAATTATTCAACGCTTTGAAGCTAAAGGTTTTACGCTGGTTGGGTTGAAAATGATGCAGGTTTCTAGCGAATTAGCGGAAAAACACTACGCTGTTCATAAAGAAAGACCCTTTTTCCGTTCTCTAGTCGATTTTATTACTTCCTCCCCCGTGGTGGCTATGGTTTGGCAAGGAGAAGGAGTAATTGCCTCCGCTAGAAAAATTATTGGCGCCACTAATCCCCTCAATGCCGAACCGGGTACGATTCGCGGTGATTTTGGCATTAGTGTTGGACGCAATCTTATCCATGGTTCCGATGGTCCAGATACCGCCAAAGATGAAGTTAGTCTCTGGTTTAGCGATGCAGAATTGGCTAATTGGACTCCCGCCATCACTCCCTGGGTCGTAGAGTAATTCCCTTTGAAGTAGTCAGGAGTCGGTCGTCAGTGTTCTCCGAGTCAGGAGACAGGAGATTGTTTTACTCCCTTCTCCCCTCTCCCTTCTCCCCACTTTGCAATAACTACTCCTGCATACTTTGTGCTTTTTGTCAAAAAAACTTTTTTTTTGCAACAAAACTACACAAAAAAAAGATCATCGTTGTGGGTGAAATTGACTGATTTACCTGTCTTAATTGGGATCACCTTGTAGGTGTGGCAAGGGTTTCAACCCTTGCTGTCCAAAAAAGCACAAAATAACCCATTATGAAATTCAGTAAAATCGCTGTAACCATTGTAACATCGTTGTTAAATAAAAATCTTTCTCAATTAATTCTTAAGAATTTGTAAATATTGCGGAATGTTAATTTAAATATTCTCAATTTTTTGGAGTCAATGAATAATTTTTGCTTATCTTTGTCGAACATTGAGTTAGAAGTCAGGAGTCAGGAGATAGGGTGATAGGGTTTTGGGGTTTTGGGGTGTTAGGGTTTTAGTTGAAATTCCCCCACTACCCCACTACCCTACTACCCCAATGGCCAATCAAGGTTGGATTTATCGAGATAAAATTAGCAAAAATCAGGCAGGATTAAGCCTATTAGCCTACTATACGGGCAAATATCCCCATTCTAGCCCAGAAGAATGGCTTGATCGCATTTTATCAGCAGCAATTCTAGTCAACGGTCGTCCCGCTTGCCCCGATACAGTTTTAGAAATCGGGCAGCAATTGACCTATCAGCGCCCACCTTGGACAGAACCGGAAGTGCCGCTCTTTTTTGAGGTACTCTACGAGGATGCCGAGGTGTTAGTGGTGGCGAAACCTTCGGGATTACCCGTGTTAGCGGGGGGTGGATTTCTCGAACATACTCTCATCCATCTGGTGCATCAGCATTATGCCGAGGTCACTCCCTATCCAATTCATCGTCTTGGTCGCGGCACTTCCGGTATAGTCTTAATGGCGAAATCAAAGCCAGCTAGAGCTAAATTGAGTCAACAGATGCGAGAGGGGAAAATTACCAAAATATATCGAGCTTTAGTGGGTCGGGGCGACATACCGGATAACTTTACTATTAATCAAGCGATCGGGAAAATCGCCCATCCCATTTTAGGCTACGTTTACGGTGCGCTCACAGATGGGTTATCGGCCCGCAGTGATGGTCGAGTCTTAAAAAAACATCCTGATAGTACCCTATTAGAAGTACAAATTTTTACGGGCAGACCCCATCAAATTCGCATTCATCTGGCCTTTTTTGGCTATCCCTTAATCGGTGATCCCTTGTATGGTCTGGGGGGATTACCGCGACCGAATGCGGTCCCAGGAGATTGTGGTTATTATCTCCATGCCAATCAAATCCTTTTTAATCATCCCAGTACAGGGGAAAGAATCTCTATTTGTTGTCCAGCACCGCCGGAATTAGTGGATAGACTTCTTGCAGAAGTCAGGCAACAGAAAGAAGAATAGATGCTTTCAGCATCAGGATTGATTACTTTTGGCTCTTCTGGTTTCTGTGTGGAAACGAGGTCTATACTGATAGTTTCTTCCACAAAATAGTCCTAAAAGTCTTGCCCAGTAAACATTTAACCTTACATAAGCAAAAATTATCACACAAAGTCGAGAAGAGCCTACTTTTTGACTTTTGCAAGCGGTTTAATAGCGCAAATCTCCAAATCTAGCAATATTTAGGGTTGGCTGAATAAATCTAAAAACCTTGTTGGATAAAACTTTTAGACTTTTTTGACCTCAAAAAGTGCCAGTCGAGAGTGATCGGGGCGAAAATTGAGGGACTTTTTCCCTGAAAATTAGGTAATTGACCGTCTGAAAATGGGTAAAACCCCACACCCCACACCCCACACCCGACACCCCACACCCCACACCCCACACCCTACACCCCACACCCCACACCCCACACCCTGCCCCCAGGAAAAACTTTTTGCCGCAGACCCTATTTAAAACTCCCCAAGCCGGATCGCCAGCGATCACTAAAAGACCACTTCGGTAATCACACCCTGAATCGCCCCGAACCGAGAGCGAGAACCTAAGACAATTCGATACAATATTGTCAACAAGCATTAAGCGATTTAAACTATCGATCGAAGGTAAAAGTCCCGAAGTTATCGAAATCTAGGGGGAGACAAAAACAAGCATGGGTAGAGTAGTAGGCATTGATCTAGGGACAACTAACTCCGTCGTCGCCGTGATGGAAGGCGGAAAGCCAGTGGTCATCGCCAACTCGGAGGGCATGAGAACCACCCCTTCTGTGGTCGGTTTTAATAAAGATGGGGAGTTAGTGGTCGGTCAAATGGCCCGGCGACAAGGGGTACTCAATCCCCAAAACACCTACTATGGAGTCAAACGCTACATAGGTCGTCGCTACTCGGAATTAAACCCCGAATCGAAGCGCGTCCCCTACACCATCCGCCGGGATGAGATGGGCAATATCAAAATTAAATGCCCCCGTCTGCAAAAAGAATTCGCCCCCGAAGAAATTTCCGCCCTAGTTTTACGCCGATTAGCCGAAGAAGCCAGCCGTTATCTAGGGGAAGAAGTGACCGGGGCCGTAATCACCGTCCCCGCCTATTTTAATGACTCCCAACGTCAAGCCACCCGGGATGCCGGCCGAATCGCCGGGTTAGAAGTGCTGCGGATTCTCAACGAACCCACCGCCGCTGCCCTAGCCTACGGTCTCGATGAACAGGAAAGCAAGAAAATCCTCGTTTTTGACCTGGGGGGCGGTACTTTTGATGTTTCTATCCTAGAAGTGGGTGACGGCGTTTTTGAGGTGAAATCCACCAGTGGCGACACCCAATTAGGCGGCAATGATTTCGATAAAAGAATCGTCGATTGGTTAGCCAATCAATTTTTGGAACAGGAAGGCGTGGAGCTGCGCCAAGACCGGCAAGCCCTACAAAGACTCACAGAAGCGGCAGAAAAAGCCAAAATTGAACTGTCTGGGGTCAGTGTCACCGATATTAATCTACCCTTTATCATTGCCACGGAAGACGGACCAAAACACATCGAAACTCGTCTGAGTCGGGCCCAATTTGAGGAGTTATGCGGCGATTTAATCAGTCGTCTCCGTCGTCCTCTCAAACGCGCCCTT
This portion of the Microcystis aeruginosa NIES-2549 genome encodes:
- a CDS encoding biotin--[acetyl-CoA-carboxylase] ligase; translation: MTKIHHFELLPSTNTKAWQLLALGENPPFVVTASQQSAGRGQWGREWISEPGGLYLSLALNLDLEVDKSAHLVLATVWGIAYHLNCQEIPVKIKWPNDLVLLGRKLGGINLETRIQGQKIPQAVIGVGLNWFNPVPPTGINLQALAGNKITSIAQLTDVTSDAILYGYEYYCNHGIKALLASYLELFANFGQKIFFEGYQGIITGVSDRGELKVKLTSDNASSEIDIPAGRVSLGYNQV
- a CDS encoding histidine phosphatase family protein; its protein translation is MCLMLYFLRHGQTAYSKTGGYCGTPENDPGLTAEGIEMAQEFADVYRSLPWRAAYVSPLQRAIQTAKPLCEAVGLKLEIRQGLQEIGYGLWEGMHPNDIDRQYHDLYVRWLTDPAWNAPPNGERGIDIARRSAAVLEEIEHTHSDGNILIVSHKATIRIMLCSLMGIDVGRYRDRFEMPVAAVSIVELGSRGPLFHGIGLRSHLSEYLRSLPCT
- a CDS encoding histidine phosphatase family protein — translated: MSLKLYFLRHGETTASQAGSFCGRLDLPLTPAGDEMAKDFALVYRDVPWTGIYSSPLKRTLATAIPLSDLLGIPIQKREGLKEIAYGQWEGKTAAEVNREFHDDYVRWLADPGWNSPTGGEKGIDIARRSSEVLEEIDHNHDDGHILIVSHKATIRIMLCSLLGIDIGRYRDRIAMPVASVTIVELAEHGPLFQVMGDRSYLRNDLRWRAGT
- the ndk gene encoding nucleoside-diphosphate kinase; its protein translation is MERTFLMIKPDGVQRNLVGEIIQRFEAKGFTLVGLKMMQVSSELAEKHYAVHKERPFFRSLVDFITSSPVVAMVWQGEGVIASARKIIGATNPLNAEPGTIRGDFGISVGRNLIHGSDGPDTAKDEVSLWFSDAELANWTPAITPWVVE
- a CDS encoding RluA family pseudouridine synthase, which gives rise to MANQGWIYRDKISKNQAGLSLLAYYTGKYPHSSPEEWLDRILSAAILVNGRPACPDTVLEIGQQLTYQRPPWTEPEVPLFFEVLYEDAEVLVVAKPSGLPVLAGGGFLEHTLIHLVHQHYAEVTPYPIHRLGRGTSGIVLMAKSKPARAKLSQQMREGKITKIYRALVGRGDIPDNFTINQAIGKIAHPILGYVYGALTDGLSARSDGRVLKKHPDSTLLEVQIFTGRPHQIRIHLAFFGYPLIGDPLYGLGGLPRPNAVPGDCGYYLHANQILFNHPSTGERISICCPAPPELVDRLLAEVRQQKEE